A section of the Streptomyces sp. V3I8 genome encodes:
- the crcB gene encoding fluoride efflux transporter CrcB, which produces MNWLLVIAGAMIGAPLRHLTDRAVRSRYGSAFPWGTFTVNVTGCLILGTLTGAAAAGAASSHLQLLLGTGLCGALTTYSTFSYETLRLAESGARLHAGLNAVASVAAGLGAAFAGVTAAEAIWG; this is translated from the coding sequence GTGAACTGGTTGCTGGTGATCGCCGGCGCCATGATCGGCGCACCCCTGCGCCATCTCACCGACCGCGCGGTGCGGTCCCGGTACGGTTCCGCCTTCCCCTGGGGCACCTTCACGGTGAACGTCACCGGCTGCCTGATCCTCGGCACCCTGACCGGCGCGGCCGCGGCGGGAGCGGCCTCCTCCCACCTCCAGCTGCTGCTCGGCACGGGCCTGTGCGGCGCCCTCACCACGTACTCGACGTTCTCGTACGAGACCCTGCGCCTGGCCGAGAGCGGGGCCCGCCTCCACGCCGGCCTCAACGCGGTCGCGAGCGTGGCGGCGGGCCTGGGAGCCGCGTTCGCGGGTGTCACGGCGGCCGAGGCGATCTGGGGATGA
- the crcB gene encoding fluoride efflux transporter CrcB, producing the protein MTTPRPETADGLGGPSVPARREPVLRGQWSVVAAVSVGGAAGASARYGAALLWPGSRGGFPWTTFWVNVVGCFVIGVLMVLVTEVWAPHRLVRPFFGTGVLGGFTTFSTYAVDIQRLLDAGRPRTALVYLAVTLVATLAAVRLAVAVTRVRARRSGWGAAAAAEGEGSS; encoded by the coding sequence ATGACCACCCCTCGCCCCGAGACGGCGGACGGCCTCGGAGGACCTTCCGTGCCCGCCCGGCGGGAACCGGTGCTGCGGGGGCAGTGGTCCGTGGTGGCGGCGGTCTCGGTGGGCGGCGCGGCCGGCGCGTCGGCGCGCTACGGGGCCGCCCTGCTCTGGCCGGGAAGCAGGGGCGGCTTCCCCTGGACCACGTTCTGGGTCAACGTCGTGGGCTGTTTCGTGATCGGCGTCCTCATGGTCCTGGTCACCGAGGTGTGGGCGCCCCACCGGCTGGTCCGCCCCTTCTTCGGCACCGGGGTGCTCGGCGGCTTCACCACCTTCTCGACGTACGCCGTCGACATCCAGCGGCTGCTGGACGCCGGCCGGCCCCGTACCGCCCTGGTCTACCTCGCGGTCACCCTCGTGGCGACGCTCGCGGCGGTCCGGCTGGCCGTCGCGGTGACGCGCGTCCGCGCGCGACGGTCGGGGTGGGGAGCCGCCGCGGCCGCCGAGGGCGAGGGCTCCTCGTGA
- a CDS encoding nuclear transport factor 2 family protein, producing MTHPFRKAVEDGDHAALVDLLAEDVVFTSPVVFKPYAGKPVTSAILGAVMEVFEEFRYVREIADSGGRDLALVFEARVGDRTLQGCDFLHFDESGRVDDFTVMVRPLSAAQALQEAMAARFDAVAANAAGAS from the coding sequence ATGACGCACCCCTTCCGCAAGGCGGTCGAGGACGGCGACCACGCGGCCCTGGTCGACCTGCTCGCCGAGGACGTCGTGTTCACCAGCCCGGTGGTCTTCAAGCCGTACGCCGGAAAGCCGGTCACCTCCGCGATCCTGGGCGCCGTCATGGAGGTGTTCGAGGAATTCCGCTACGTCCGGGAGATCGCGGACTCCGGCGGCCGTGACCTCGCCCTCGTCTTCGAGGCCCGGGTGGGGGACCGTACCCTCCAGGGCTGCGACTTCCTGCACTTCGACGAGAGCGGCCGGGTCGACGACTTCACGGTCATGGTCCGTCCCCTGTCGGCGGCCCAGGCGCTGCAGGAGGCGATGGCGGCCCGCTTCGACGCCGTCGCCGCGAACGCGGCGGGTGCGTCCTGA
- a CDS encoding FadR/GntR family transcriptional regulator has translation MEAVLGHLRGAIERGEYAVGDKLPSEAELCRRLEVSRPVLREALRALQTMGLTVSRTGKGTFVVSSGPVENPTFGDYTASDLMEVRRHVEIPVAGYAAVRRTPEDLDHLARLLDRMERERDTTAWAAMDTLFHLAVAQAAQNPVFRRVIEEIRDALARQSAFLNELGGRREQSDREHRAIVDALVDGSAPDATEAMAHHLDRVGTTLTAIVRPGRTGRTDQADTPTEGETQA, from the coding sequence ATGGAGGCCGTGCTCGGGCACCTGCGTGGCGCCATCGAGCGCGGTGAGTACGCCGTGGGGGACAAGCTGCCCTCCGAGGCGGAGCTGTGCCGGCGGCTGGAGGTCAGCCGGCCCGTGCTGCGCGAGGCGCTGCGCGCCCTGCAGACCATGGGGCTGACCGTGTCCCGGACCGGCAAGGGCACGTTCGTCGTGTCGAGCGGCCCCGTCGAGAACCCCACCTTCGGCGACTACACGGCCAGTGACCTGATGGAGGTACGGCGGCACGTCGAGATCCCGGTGGCCGGGTACGCCGCCGTGCGCCGGACACCCGAGGACCTCGACCACCTGGCCCGCCTGCTCGACCGGATGGAGCGCGAACGGGACACCACCGCGTGGGCCGCCATGGACACGCTGTTCCACCTCGCCGTGGCGCAGGCCGCACAGAATCCGGTCTTCCGCCGCGTCATCGAGGAGATCCGGGACGCGCTGGCCCGGCAGTCGGCGTTCCTCAACGAGCTCGGCGGCCGTCGCGAGCAGTCCGACCGCGAACACCGTGCCATCGTCGACGCCCTCGTCGACGGCAGCGCACCCGACGCGACCGAGGCGATGGCACACCACCTCGACCGGGTCGGGACGACCCTCACCGCGATCGTGCGCCCCGGACGCACCGGGCGCACCGATCAGGCGGACACCCCCACAGAAGGCGAAACACAGGCGTGA
- a CDS encoding amino acid permease: MSEQYLEEQTGRAGKEGRAGGHVDAGDAGYSKSLKSRHVNMIAIGGAIGTGLFLGAGGRLADAGPSLFIAYAVCGIFAFLVVRALGELVLYRPSSGAFVSYAREFLGEKGAYTAGWMYFLNWATTGVADITAVATYTHYWGMFSDIPQWVIALVALTVVLTVNLISVKIFGELEFWFAIVKVGALVAFMLIGIFVLVTRQPVDGAVPGPSLVGDNGGLFPNGLLPMLLIVQGVVFAYASVELVGVAAGETENPEKILPKAINSIMWRVGLFYVGSVLLLSMLLPWNTYTAGESPFVTVLSRIGIPAAGGVMNLVVMTAAMSSLNSGLYSTGRILRSMSVSGSAPRFTSVMSRSQVPYGGILLTSGICVLGVGLNFVVPADAFEIVLNFAALGILATWGMIMICHLQFWRKTEEGELDRPAYRLPGSPWTELVTLVFLAAVLVLMYADGGAGRTTVLCLPLIAAALVAGWYGVRGRVAAVRKNGVDA; this comes from the coding sequence GTGAGCGAGCAGTACCTCGAAGAACAGACAGGACGGGCAGGGAAGGAGGGGAGGGCGGGCGGTCACGTCGACGCCGGTGACGCGGGGTACAGCAAGTCCCTGAAGTCCCGGCACGTCAACATGATCGCCATCGGCGGGGCCATCGGCACCGGCCTCTTCCTCGGCGCCGGCGGCCGGCTCGCCGACGCGGGCCCGTCGCTCTTCATCGCGTACGCCGTCTGCGGGATCTTCGCCTTCCTGGTCGTGCGGGCCCTCGGCGAACTCGTCCTGTACCGGCCGTCCTCGGGCGCCTTCGTGTCGTACGCGCGGGAGTTCCTCGGCGAGAAGGGCGCCTACACCGCGGGCTGGATGTACTTCCTGAACTGGGCGACCACCGGCGTCGCGGACATCACCGCGGTCGCCACCTACACCCACTACTGGGGCATGTTCTCCGACATCCCGCAGTGGGTGATCGCCCTGGTCGCGCTGACGGTCGTGCTCACCGTGAACCTCATCTCCGTGAAGATCTTCGGAGAGCTGGAGTTCTGGTTCGCGATCGTCAAGGTGGGCGCGCTCGTCGCCTTCATGCTGATCGGGATCTTCGTGCTGGTCACCCGGCAGCCCGTCGACGGAGCCGTCCCCGGCCCGTCCCTCGTCGGCGACAACGGCGGCCTCTTCCCCAACGGCCTGCTGCCGATGCTGCTGATCGTCCAGGGCGTCGTCTTCGCGTACGCCTCCGTCGAACTGGTCGGCGTCGCGGCGGGCGAGACGGAGAACCCCGAGAAGATCCTGCCGAAGGCCATCAACTCGATCATGTGGCGTGTCGGGCTCTTCTACGTCGGCTCGGTGCTGCTGCTGTCCATGCTGCTGCCCTGGAACACGTACACCGCCGGGGAGAGCCCCTTCGTGACCGTGCTCTCCCGCATCGGCATCCCGGCCGCGGGCGGCGTGATGAACCTCGTCGTGATGACCGCCGCCATGTCCAGCCTCAACTCCGGGCTCTACTCGACCGGCCGCATCCTGCGCTCCATGTCGGTGTCCGGCTCGGCGCCCCGGTTCACCTCCGTGATGAGCCGCAGCCAGGTCCCGTACGGCGGAATCCTGCTCACCAGCGGCATCTGCGTACTCGGGGTCGGGCTCAACTTCGTCGTCCCCGCCGACGCCTTCGAGATCGTGCTCAACTTCGCGGCACTCGGCATCCTCGCCACCTGGGGCATGATCATGATCTGTCATCTGCAGTTCTGGCGGAAGACCGAGGAGGGCGAGCTGGACCGCCCGGCCTACCGGCTGCCGGGCTCGCCCTGGACCGAACTCGTGACCCTCGTCTTCCTCGCCGCCGTGCTCGTCCTCATGTACGCGGACGGGGGAGCGGGCCGTACGACGGTGCTGTGCCTGCCGCTGATCGCGGCGGCGCTGGTGGCGGGCTGGTACGGGGTACGCGGCCGGGTCGCGGCCGTGCGCAAGAACGGGGTGGACGCATGA
- a CDS encoding ABC transporter substrate-binding protein, whose product MPHTKLRRLVTISVAVTLGASALAACGSSDDEDDGAGSGPVSLTYWAWAPGMDKVVDLWNQGQGKKDRIDVTVKKQASGDTLVTKILTAHKARKAPDLVQAEYQALPTLVSNDALADIAGDVDGVKDKFAEGVWQQTTLGSDAVYAIPQDSGPMMFYYREDLFKKYGLEVPETWEQFAETARALKKKAPQTDLTTFSANDSGLFAGLAQQAGAKWWTTEGDTWKVGIDDAATRKVADFWGGLVKEGAVDNQPMYTPAWNKAMNTGKQIAWVSAVWAPGTLTTAAPDTKGKWAMAPLPQWSDTENVTGSWGGSSTAVTTDSKHRSAAAKFAAWLNTDPQALTALAKEGGIYPAATTAQTGDAFAEPPAYFADQPDFYTQAAAIAKTAAPSAWGPNVNVAYSTFNDAFGSAAKNKSDFGTALTKMQDETVADLEKQGFEVAE is encoded by the coding sequence ATGCCACACACGAAGCTGCGTCGCCTCGTGACCATCTCGGTCGCCGTCACGCTCGGCGCCTCCGCGCTCGCCGCCTGCGGGTCCTCGGACGACGAGGACGACGGGGCCGGATCGGGGCCGGTCTCGCTGACGTACTGGGCCTGGGCGCCGGGCATGGACAAGGTCGTCGACCTGTGGAACCAGGGCCAGGGCAAGAAGGACCGGATCGACGTCACGGTCAAGAAGCAGGCGTCCGGCGACACCCTGGTCACCAAGATCCTGACCGCGCACAAGGCCAGGAAGGCCCCGGACCTGGTGCAGGCCGAGTACCAGGCCCTGCCGACGCTGGTCAGCAACGACGCGCTCGCCGACATAGCCGGCGACGTGGACGGGGTGAAGGACAAGTTCGCCGAGGGCGTCTGGCAGCAGACCACCCTGGGCTCGGACGCGGTGTACGCGATCCCGCAGGACTCCGGGCCGATGATGTTCTACTACCGCGAGGACCTGTTCAAGAAGTACGGCCTCGAAGTCCCCGAGACCTGGGAGCAGTTCGCCGAGACCGCCCGCGCGCTGAAGAAGAAGGCGCCGCAGACGGACCTGACCACCTTCTCCGCCAACGACTCCGGGCTGTTCGCCGGTCTCGCCCAGCAGGCCGGTGCCAAGTGGTGGACCACCGAGGGCGACACCTGGAAGGTCGGCATCGACGACGCGGCGACGCGGAAGGTCGCCGACTTCTGGGGCGGCCTGGTGAAGGAGGGCGCCGTCGACAACCAGCCGATGTACACGCCCGCCTGGAACAAGGCGATGAACACCGGCAAGCAGATCGCCTGGGTGAGCGCGGTCTGGGCACCGGGCACCCTCACCACCGCCGCGCCCGACACCAAGGGCAAGTGGGCGATGGCCCCGCTGCCGCAGTGGTCCGACACCGAGAACGTCACCGGCAGTTGGGGCGGTTCGTCCACCGCCGTCACCACCGACTCGAAGCACAGGTCGGCCGCCGCGAAGTTCGCCGCCTGGCTGAACACGGACCCGCAGGCGCTGACCGCGCTCGCCAAGGAGGGCGGCATCTACCCGGCCGCCACGACCGCGCAGACCGGTGACGCCTTCGCCGAGCCGCCGGCGTACTTCGCCGATCAGCCCGACTTCTACACGCAGGCCGCCGCCATCGCGAAGACCGCCGCGCCCTCCGCGTGGGGCCCGAACGTGAACGTCGCGTACAGCACGTTCAACGACGCCTTCGGCTCGGCCGCCAAGAACAAGTCGGACTTCGGTACGGCCCTGACGAAGATGCAGGACGAGACCGTCGCCGACCTCGAGAAGCAGGGCTTCGAGGTCGCGGAGTGA
- a CDS encoding beta-galactosidase — translation MPETTPKGLTGLAFGGDYNPEQWPEAVWHEDVRLMREAGVTMVSVGIFSWALLEPSPGGYDFGWLDRVLDLLHENGIRADLGTPTVAPPAWFYREHPEALPVAADGTRYAFGSRGAICHSNPHYRSAAADITTRLATRYAGHPALALWHVHNEYGVPVSACYCDGCAAHFRRWLARTYGTVDAVNEAWGTAFWGQRYADLDQINPPRLTPTVGNPGQALDYKRFADATMRENFVAERDILHRLAPGVPVTTNFMTALSQCDSVDYWAWGREVDLVSNDHYLITDGRRTHVNLAMAADLTRSVAGGAPWLLLEHSTSGVNWQARNPAKAPGQMARNSLAHVARGSDGAMFFQWRQSRRGAEKFHSAMLPHAGTDSRVWREVVELGASVDSLSQIRGTRTVADAAVLWDWHSWWAQNLAWHPSEDHDPRERADAFYEALYDRHLTVDFAHPEADLSAYPLVVVPALYLMTETAGRNLTRYVEGGGTLVVSYFSGIVDEHDAVHEGAYPGPLRDVLGLTVEEFSPLPAGGQVRLAGPDGSELAGDVWSEFVVPRGAETVWTYADGLAAGRPAVTRHRFGAGSAWYVSTRLGAAGLDALIGWTADDARIAPRADLPRDVEVVRRAGESGTFLFAINHSGAEVKVPIEAHGTELLTGERAAGRLAVPAGAVRVVRLDD, via the coding sequence ATGCCGGAGACCACCCCCAAGGGCCTCACCGGGCTCGCCTTCGGTGGGGACTACAACCCCGAGCAGTGGCCGGAGGCGGTCTGGCACGAGGACGTCCGGCTGATGCGCGAGGCCGGCGTCACGATGGTCAGCGTCGGCATCTTCTCCTGGGCGCTCCTGGAGCCCTCGCCGGGCGGCTACGACTTCGGCTGGCTCGACCGGGTACTGGACCTGCTGCACGAGAACGGCATACGCGCCGACCTCGGTACGCCGACCGTCGCGCCGCCCGCCTGGTTCTACCGCGAGCACCCCGAGGCGCTGCCCGTGGCCGCCGACGGCACCCGCTACGCGTTCGGCTCACGCGGCGCCATCTGCCACAGCAACCCGCACTACCGGTCGGCCGCCGCGGACATCACCACCCGGCTCGCCACCCGGTACGCCGGGCACCCCGCACTGGCCCTGTGGCACGTCCACAACGAGTACGGCGTCCCGGTCTCGGCCTGCTACTGCGACGGCTGCGCCGCCCACTTCCGCCGCTGGCTCGCCCGGACGTACGGCACGGTCGACGCGGTCAACGAGGCCTGGGGCACGGCCTTCTGGGGCCAGCGGTACGCGGACCTCGACCAGATCAACCCGCCCCGGCTGACCCCGACGGTCGGCAACCCGGGCCAGGCCCTCGACTACAAGCGGTTCGCCGACGCCACCATGCGCGAGAACTTCGTGGCCGAGCGGGACATCCTGCACCGCCTGGCGCCCGGCGTCCCGGTCACCACGAACTTCATGACCGCCCTCAGCCAGTGCGACTCCGTCGACTACTGGGCCTGGGGCCGCGAGGTCGACCTCGTCAGCAACGACCACTACCTGATCACCGACGGCCGCCGTACGCACGTCAACCTCGCGATGGCCGCCGACCTCACCCGCTCCGTGGCGGGCGGCGCCCCCTGGCTGCTGCTCGAACACTCCACGTCGGGCGTCAACTGGCAGGCCCGCAACCCCGCGAAGGCACCGGGCCAGATGGCCCGCAACTCGCTCGCCCATGTGGCGAGGGGCTCCGACGGCGCGATGTTCTTCCAGTGGCGGCAGTCCCGGCGCGGCGCGGAGAAGTTCCACTCGGCGATGCTCCCGCACGCCGGCACCGACTCCCGGGTGTGGCGCGAGGTGGTCGAACTCGGCGCGTCCGTGGACTCGTTGAGCCAGATCCGCGGCACCCGTACCGTGGCCGACGCCGCCGTCCTGTGGGACTGGCACTCCTGGTGGGCGCAGAACCTGGCCTGGCACCCGAGCGAGGACCACGACCCGCGCGAGCGCGCCGACGCCTTCTACGAGGCCCTCTACGACCGGCACCTCACCGTCGACTTCGCCCACCCGGAAGCCGACCTGTCGGCCTATCCCCTTGTCGTCGTACCGGCGCTCTACCTGATGACCGAGACCGCCGGACGGAACCTGACGCGGTACGTCGAGGGCGGCGGCACCCTCGTCGTCTCCTACTTCTCCGGCATCGTCGACGAGCACGACGCCGTGCACGAGGGCGCGTACCCCGGTCCGCTGCGCGATGTCCTCGGCCTGACGGTCGAGGAGTTCTCCCCGCTGCCGGCGGGCGGGCAGGTGCGCCTCGCCGGACCCGACGGGTCCGAGCTCGCCGGCGACGTGTGGAGCGAGTTCGTGGTGCCGCGCGGCGCGGAGACCGTGTGGACGTACGCCGACGGGCTCGCCGCCGGACGCCCCGCGGTCACCCGGCACCGGTTCGGTGCGGGATCCGCGTGGTACGTGTCGACGCGGCTCGGGGCCGCGGGGCTGGACGCGCTGATCGGCTGGACCGCCGACGACGCGCGGATCGCCCCGCGGGCCGATCTGCCGCGGGACGTCGAAGTGGTGCGGCGGGCGGGGGAGTCGGGCACGTTCCTCTTCGCGATCAACCACTCCGGTGCCGAGGTCAAGGTGCCGATCGAGGCGCACGGTACGGAGCTGCTCACCGGTGAGCGGGCCGCGGGGCGTCTCGCGGTGCCCGCGGGGGCCGTCCGGGTCGTACGCCTCGACGACTGA
- a CDS encoding AMP-binding protein, with product MYYPLTVRDFLDRAAHVYPDRVAVVDEPDQPGPGLGDVTYRELAALARAQAAKLDRLDVPVGGRVAVVSQNSARLLTSFFGVSGWGRVLVPVNFRLTRSEIDYIVRHSGASVVYADASCAAVLDSLDVKHRFVLGDDEDLFLHGAEPREWAEPDEGATASVNYTSGTTARPKGVRLTHRNLWLNAAVFGLHTTISDRDVYLHTLPMFHANGWGMPYGVTGVGGRHIVLRQVDGAEILRRVERHGVTLMCAAPAVLNTVLDAAADWEGRIPGRDRVRIVCAGAPPPTRTIERVTVELGWEFIQIYGLTETSPLVTVNRGRAEWDGLEPGERARRLGRAGVPALGVRVDVDGDGEVLTASNHNLEGYWEQPEETAKAQAGGWFHTGDGGYLDDEGYLVISDRKKDVIISGGENVSSIEVEDVITSHPAVREVAVIGIPDAKWGEAVTALVVADGSGVTADELIAHCRTRLAGFKTPKRIDFVESLPRTATGKLQKFKLREPFRRDG from the coding sequence GTGTACTACCCGTTGACCGTCCGTGACTTCCTCGACCGTGCGGCCCATGTCTATCCGGACCGCGTCGCCGTCGTCGACGAACCGGACCAGCCCGGACCGGGTCTCGGCGACGTCACCTACCGGGAGCTGGCGGCACTCGCCCGCGCGCAGGCGGCGAAGCTCGACCGGCTGGACGTCCCGGTGGGCGGCCGGGTCGCGGTGGTCTCGCAGAACTCGGCGCGCCTGCTGACGTCGTTCTTCGGTGTCTCCGGCTGGGGGCGCGTCCTCGTACCGGTGAACTTCCGGCTCACGCGGTCGGAGATCGACTACATCGTGCGGCACTCCGGCGCCTCGGTCGTCTACGCGGACGCCTCCTGCGCGGCGGTGCTCGACTCGCTCGACGTCAAGCACAGGTTCGTCCTCGGTGACGACGAGGACCTGTTCCTGCACGGGGCCGAGCCGCGGGAGTGGGCGGAGCCGGACGAGGGGGCGACGGCCAGCGTCAACTACACGTCCGGAACGACCGCCCGCCCCAAGGGGGTTCGGCTCACGCACCGCAACCTGTGGCTGAACGCCGCCGTGTTCGGGCTGCACACCACGATCAGCGACCGTGACGTCTATCTGCACACCCTCCCGATGTTCCACGCCAACGGCTGGGGCATGCCGTACGGCGTCACGGGCGTCGGCGGCCGGCACATCGTGCTCCGCCAGGTCGACGGGGCCGAGATCCTGCGCCGCGTCGAGCGGCACGGCGTCACCCTGATGTGCGCGGCGCCGGCCGTCCTGAACACCGTGCTCGACGCCGCCGCGGACTGGGAGGGTCGGATCCCCGGCCGCGACCGGGTCCGTATCGTCTGCGCGGGCGCGCCGCCCCCGACCCGCACGATCGAGCGGGTGACGGTCGAGCTGGGCTGGGAGTTCATCCAGATCTACGGGCTGACCGAGACCTCGCCGCTCGTCACGGTCAACCGCGGCCGCGCGGAGTGGGACGGCCTGGAACCCGGAGAGCGTGCCCGCAGGCTCGGGCGGGCCGGCGTGCCCGCGCTCGGCGTACGCGTGGACGTCGACGGGGACGGGGAGGTGCTGACCGCGTCCAACCACAACCTGGAGGGCTACTGGGAGCAGCCCGAGGAGACGGCGAAGGCCCAGGCCGGCGGCTGGTTCCACACCGGGGACGGCGGTTACCTCGACGACGAGGGGTACCTGGTGATCTCCGACCGCAAGAAGGACGTCATCATCTCGGGCGGCGAGAACGTCTCCTCGATCGAGGTGGAGGACGTGATCACCTCGCATCCGGCGGTCCGCGAGGTGGCGGTCATCGGCATCCCGGACGCCAAGTGGGGCGAGGCGGTGACCGCGCTCGTGGTGGCGGACGGATCCGGTGTCACCGCCGACGAGCTGATCGCCCACTGCCGTACGCGACTCGCCGGTTTCAAGACGCCCAAGCGGATCGACTTCGTGGAGTCCCTGCCGCGTACGGCGACCGGGAAGCTGCAGAAGTTCAAGCTGCGCGAGCCGTTCCGGCGCGACGGGTGA